In Acipenser ruthenus chromosome 25, fAciRut3.2 maternal haplotype, whole genome shotgun sequence, the sequence AAAAGCCAGAAACAATAAACACTGAAAAGGGAACAAATATAAAGAAGccctatttaaaatacatagttAAAAAGGCATAATGAAATAGTACAGCTATTGTATGTACCACGGCTGCCTGCAGTCCACTTACCCTCTACAGTGAAGTTAAGCACGTTGCTCGTTTGATTGCTAATTAAGTTTGAGGCGGAGCATTGGTATTGTCCCGAATTCTCCGGTTTGCAGGGATCAAACACCAGGGTGGCATCAGAATTCACCATGCTGTAGGTGCCCAAAGAGGGGTCCTGATGGTACCAGTGGTACTGGATTGGCATGGAGCCGGAGGAGGAATGGCATGTCAGTTGGACACGAGTGCCAGCCAGCACTAGCAACTCAGTGTTTATGCTCGCCACTGGCTGAGAGATAGAAACTGAAAAATACCCCAGTTAGAAATCATGCCATTTCCAGGTCTGTGTTACATTCAGCAAATCCTGACATGTTTTATAACAGAGTTAGAAGGTTAGAAGCTCTATAACGATGAATGCACACAAGCCCAGCTCCTTTGCATCGTGggtaagacgcttgcttgcggtgTGCGCCCTGTTACAAAAACTTCAAGTAACTCTCATGTCATGTCAAAATCATGTCATTTTAatacaaggaaagacaaatagcATTGACTTACCATTCTTTACCACCAGTGAGATTTTTACACATCGGTATTCATCAGAGCAGCACATGTAAATTCCAGCGTCATCGTCCTGTAAATTATTAATGGTTAAACTTGATGGCGATATCTTTCCATAGATAAGCCTGTTTGTCAACCTGGAGGTTAGGTCTGCTTTCTCAGAGCAGTAGATTTCCTTGCCCTTGTGCGACCAGCAGCCAGACTTTTTAGCAGTGAAGCTGTCAGTGTTATCCTCTTCACATGTCATAGTTGCATTTCTTCCCCACACTCCCTCCATGACTTTGATAGCTGACATTCCTGGTCGTGCCATTTCTACGAATGGGGGACTTGCTGGCAAAACAGTTTTGAGAGCCACTGGACCTAGAACATAAAACAGCACTGCAATAAGTCCAGTTGCtatgagtttgaggtgatgaagAAAGTACTGTTACTGAAACTGGtcagtaacatacagtacatcctCCACCACGGCTGCCAATTCTAAATGAGACCTATCAGTTACATGCAAaactgtaagtgtgacatacaggtgAACGGATGTCTGATGAGACAGACATCACCATACTGTATATCTCcaaaatctgatattctcaataactaatGCTATACAGTATGTTAACACCAAACTTCACGACAACTGGATAGCAGTTCCCAGATCTATGCAACAGTGTGTGATATGTTACCGACATATGTTCATCCCTAGTGAGAGATAATAAGTAAAATAATCTTTGCTGTTTTAATCAGTTTAataatttataatatattgaTGCAATATACAGCACTATCATTGAATAATGTATGTGAAAAtcgatgtaaataaatacaaaattaaaacagaaagatgACTATAAATACTAAATCAAGTCTCTGCTTTTTCCTTGAAAGTGTCTTCTAAGCAGTAAAATGACCatctaaacacttaacaaacgttTACACAGAAGGTAATTGATTTGGTaagatatgtatttctttttatttttgtccaATAGTTTTGTGATttcaaatatattgtatatttggACACACAGATCTAAAATAATAGAGTGAAATGGGATTACAGAATAGCCAGtgaattatgttttctttttggtAGTTAAATTAAAGTTAAGCTAAAACATTTGTGCATCTCGATGAATGCATACACAAGTCCCTGTGTGAAGTTCTTACCTGCCGGTGTGGTGAGACAGGTGATAAGAGGAGCGAGAAGACCGATGATAAGAGCTGATTGCAACATTCTCCAGCTTCCTGACTTGTGTCCTGTCTTGGTgtccacaaatatatatatttttataaacctTTTCAGAGGAAGTATTaaagggaagaaaaaaataattaagggAACTTCCAAATTCCCGGtctaatattataattattattataattattattattgtaatcatGGGTGTGGTTCAAGAAGTTCTAAAGCACTTCTCTGGTTCTGTCCCTCCAATAATATCTGCCAAGCTCCCTATTTTATACCCCAAGGCAtgcccttattctctgtcttgcgTCTTTAGTTTCTCccatcctccttctcctcctcctcctccaccacgtCTTCCTCCGCACTATGCTGCTCCAGCTCTGCAGTGGTATGATATCCCTCTGGGGGTAAGTGAaactcacttcccaaccttagaggcccagCCGCGCCtcgattgagacatcattaaaaaacaaacatatgaacatcatttagatcttttatttaacatcgtgtaatcaaagaaactacatatTGCAAAAGTCCACCGGGAGCCAtaatagattttgaaatgtcacatttttccattttttgtcagtttttcataagtatatggaaaactacaaagcggtatgtaattcaatatgttaacgtaacattattcattaagtttaattcgactttataaagcaaaattagttattctatagggtgatgtcaAACTGTTGGCCTTAGCTGTAGCTATCATAATAAGTATGATATACTAACTGTACTAGAATAAGTTCAAGTCTTTTTCTCAGTACAATAAAATGTACTCTTAAAGGtatctgtattcatgttttttgtaattgctcttatttgaaatcgttcttattgatttatcatacttactacgtgctcttaatggaatttactcttataagcaaatatttttactataagttaactgctcttagtagaattcgctcttaaatgtaatta encodes:
- the LOC117413979 gene encoding Fc receptor-like protein 5 isoform X1; translation: MLQSALIIGLLAPLITCLTTPAGPVALKTVLPASPPFVEMARPGMSAIKVMEGVWGRNATMTCEEDNTDSFTAKKSGCWSHKGKEIYCSEKADLTSRLTNRLIYGKISPSSLTINNLQDDDAGIYMCCSDEYRCVKISLVVKNVSISQPVASINTELLVLAGTRVQLTCHSSSGSMPIQYHWYHQDPSLGTYSMVNSDATLVFDPCKPENSGQYQCSASNLISNQTSNVLNFTVEEHLSIPYVDADPKELFVFEGQAVTLWCKVTAGSPPIIWTWYRVKENRLEIVSSQQELKLDRVQDSGPYYCQANNSVRGMAQGQTSEKHSIHIVPKPVEFALAEAALALVLLCCVTALILVIVWLLIWKKKAALSKPLDGTQHPVSAKAQKNNYGTQVTAGDKKGNYGPQVMAGRKNRQLKPPVRMDYENSGDIYTNLTPNMIQDENTYHTLS
- the LOC117413979 gene encoding Fc receptor-like protein 5 isoform X2 gives rise to the protein MLQSALIIGLLAPLITCLTTPAGPVALKTVLPASPPFVEMARPGMSAIKVMEGVWGRNATMTCEEDNTDSFTAKKSGCWSHKGKEIYCSEKADLTSRLTNRLIYGKISPSSLTINNLQDDDAGIYMCCSDEYRCVKISLVVKNVSISQPVASINTELLVLAGTRVQLTCHSSSGSMPIQYHWYHQDPSLGTYSMVNSDATLVFDPCKPENSGQYQCSASNLISNQTSNVLNFTVEEHLSIPYVDADPKELFVFEGQAVTLWCKVTAGSPPIIWTWYRVKENRLEIVSSQQELKLDRVQDSGPYYCQANNSVRGMAQGQTSEKHSIHIVPKPVEFALAEAALALVLLCCVTALILVIVWLLIWKKKAALSKPLDGTQHPVSAKAQKKNYGPQVMAGRKNRQLKPPVRMDYENSGDIYTNLTPNMIQDENTYHTLS